One Pongo abelii isolate AG06213 chromosome 12, NHGRI_mPonAbe1-v2.0_pri, whole genome shotgun sequence DNA segment encodes these proteins:
- the KCMF1 gene encoding E3 ubiquitin-protein ligase KCMF1, translating to MCCLPDQVLEKDDGVSCDACLKGNFRGRRYKCLICYDYDLCASCYESGATTTRHTTDHPMQCILTRVDFDLYYGGEAFSVEQPQSFTCPYCGKMGYTETSLQEHVTSEHAETSTEVICPICAALPGGDPNHVTDDFAAHLTLEHRAPRDLDESSGVRHVRRMFHPGRGLGGPRARRSNMHFTSSSTGGLSSSQSSYSPSNREAMDPIAELLSQLSGVRRSAGGQLNSSGPSASQLQQLQMQLQLERQHAQAARQQLETARNATRRTNTSSVTTTITQSTATTNIANTESSQQTLQNSQFLLTRLNDPKMSETERQSMESERADRSLFVQELLLSTLVREESSSSDEDDRGEMADFGAMGCVDIMPLDVALENLNLKESNKGNEPPPPPL from the exons gtGTCAGCTGTGATGCatgtttaaaaggaaattttcGAGGTCGCAGATACAAGTGTTTAATTTGCTACGATTACGATCTTTGTGCATCTTGTTATGAAAGTGGTGCAACAACAACAAGGCATACAACTGACCACCCAATGCAGTGCATATTAACAAGGGTAGATTTTG atttatacTATGGTGGGGAAGCTTTCTCTGTAGAGCAGCCACAGTCTTTTACTTGTCCCTATTGTGGAAAAATGGGCTATACGGAGACATCTCTTCAAGAACATGTTACTTCTGAACATGCAGAAACATCAACAGAAGTG ATTTGTCCAATATGTGCAGCGTTACCTGGAGGCGATCCTAATCATGTCACGGATGACTTTGCAGCTCATCTTACACTTGAACACAGAGCCCCTAGAGATTTA GATGAATCGAGTGGTGTTCGACATGTACGTAGAATGTTTCACCCTGGCCGGGGATTAGGAGGTCCTCGTGCTCGTAGATCAAACATGCACTTTACTAGCAGTTCTACTGGTGGACTTTCTTCTTCTCAGAGTTCATATTCTCCAAGCAATAGGGAAGCCATGGATCCTATAGCTG AGCTTTTATCTCAGTTATCAGGAGTGAGACGTTCTGCAGGAGGACAGCTTAATTCCTCTGGCCCTTCCGCTTCTCAGTTACAACAACTGCAGATGCAGCTGCAGCTAGAACGGCAGCATGCCCAGGCAGCACGGCAACAACTGGAGACCGCACGCAACGCAACCCGGCGTACTAACACAAGCAGTGTCACCACTACAATCACACAATCCACAGCAACAACCAACATAGCTAATACAGAAAGCAGTCAGCAGACTCTCCAGAATTCCCAGTTTCTTTTAACAAG GTTGAATGATCCTAAAATGTCTGAAACGGAGCGACAGTCCATGGAAAGCGAGCGTGCAGACCGCAGCCTGTTTGTCCAAGAGCTCCTTCTGTCCACTTTAGTGCGTGAAGAGAGCTCATCCTCAGACGAGGATGATCGGGGGGAGATGGCAGATTTTGGTGCTATGGGCTGTGTAGATATTATGCCTTTAGATGTTGCTTTAGAAAACCTAAATTTAAAAGAGAGTAATAAAGGAAATGAGCCTCCACCACCTCCTCTTTGA